One part of the Methylobacterium terrae genome encodes these proteins:
- a CDS encoding MFS transporter, whose protein sequence is MLSPAPSGWTLFRNRDFRLFGGARFLTGLAYQMQAVAVGWFVYDLTRSALALGFVGLASFAPAMLGALITGHVADTYDRRRVAAIAYGLLAMSGLALMALAAHGAAPVWPVYALMVIVGTARAFANPASQALLPTLVPREQFGSAIALNSSLWQSASVTGPALGGLLYALGPAVVFGLAAACFGLAAASVIGIRPRPAASTTRPAVTWSTLLAGLTYIRSQPVVLGAITLDLVAVLLGGATALLPIFAQEVLFVGPLGLGLLRSMPALGSVATAIVLAQRPLTRRVGPRLLIAVGVFGLATVGFGLSTSLPLSMACLFVTGAADMVSVYVRQSLVQGETPDAMRGRVAAVNTVFIGASNELGEFESGALAAFIGAVPAVVVGGVATLAVAALWGRLFPALRRRDHLIT, encoded by the coding sequence ATGCTCTCCCCCGCCCCGTCCGGCTGGACGCTCTTCCGCAATCGCGACTTCCGGCTCTTCGGCGGCGCCCGCTTCCTCACCGGCCTCGCCTACCAGATGCAGGCGGTGGCTGTGGGGTGGTTCGTCTACGATCTCACCCGCAGCGCGCTGGCGCTCGGCTTCGTCGGGCTCGCGAGCTTCGCGCCGGCGATGCTCGGGGCGCTGATCACCGGCCACGTCGCCGACACCTACGACCGGCGACGGGTCGCGGCGATCGCCTACGGGCTGCTGGCGATGTCCGGCCTCGCCCTGATGGCGCTCGCCGCCCACGGAGCGGCGCCGGTCTGGCCGGTCTACGCCCTCATGGTGATCGTCGGCACCGCCCGCGCCTTCGCCAACCCGGCGAGCCAGGCGCTGCTGCCGACGCTGGTGCCGCGCGAGCAGTTCGGCAGCGCCATCGCCCTCAACTCCTCGCTCTGGCAGAGCGCGTCCGTCACCGGCCCGGCGCTGGGCGGCCTGCTCTACGCCCTCGGGCCCGCGGTGGTGTTCGGCCTCGCGGCGGCCTGTTTCGGCCTCGCCGCGGCGAGCGTCATCGGCATCCGGCCGCGGCCCGCCGCGAGCACCACCCGGCCGGCCGTGACCTGGTCCACCCTGCTCGCCGGCCTCACCTACATCCGCTCGCAGCCGGTGGTGCTCGGCGCCATCACCCTCGACCTCGTGGCGGTGCTGCTCGGCGGCGCCACCGCCCTGCTGCCGATCTTCGCCCAGGAGGTGCTGTTCGTCGGTCCCCTCGGCCTCGGGCTCCTGCGCAGCATGCCGGCGCTCGGCTCGGTCGCGACCGCGATCGTCCTCGCTCAGCGTCCCCTCACCCGCCGGGTCGGGCCGCGCCTCCTGATCGCCGTCGGGGTGTTCGGCCTCGCCACGGTGGGCTTCGGCCTCTCGACCTCGCTGCCCCTCTCCATGGCCTGCCTGTTCGTCACCGGCGCGGCCGACATGGTCAGCGTCTACGTGCGCCAGAGCCTCGTCCAGGGCGAGACGCCGGACGCGATGCGCGGCCGGGTCGCGGCGGTCAACACCGTGTTCATCGGCGCCTCGAACGAGCTCGGCGAGTTCGAATCCGGCGCGCTCGCGGCCTTCATCGGGGCGGTGCCGGCGGTGGTGGTCGGCGGCGTGGCGACGCTGGCGGTGGCGGCCCTGTGGGGCCGGCTGTTTCCGGCCCTGCGGCGGCGGGACCACCTCATCACCTGA